In Deinococcus proteolyticus MRP, a single genomic region encodes these proteins:
- a CDS encoding TSUP family transporter has product MFGLDMGGVGPEVLLYGLPLAFLAGFIDAVAGGGGTISLPALFFMGLSPVQAVATNKLLAIFGSATSTYQYWRGGHLDRDLLLRTVPLALIGSALGAYLVRFVDPDSFRALVGVVILAVGALVIANKRFGLESTYPGLTARTLALALPGVLVIGIYDGFLGPGTGTFLMLLFALTGMNLVSSSGNARAVNFATNLGALGLFLAAGNIVWWLGLSMGLANALGARTGAKMAMLKGSGFVKVIYAVIVVVVALVMFRG; this is encoded by the coding sequence ATGTTCGGTCTGGATATGGGCGGCGTCGGCCCGGAAGTGCTGCTGTATGGTCTACCGCTGGCCTTTTTGGCCGGATTTATCGATGCGGTCGCGGGCGGCGGGGGCACCATTTCGCTGCCTGCGCTCTTTTTCATGGGGCTCAGCCCGGTGCAGGCCGTGGCGACCAACAAGCTGCTGGCTATCTTCGGGTCGGCCACGTCCACCTATCAGTACTGGCGCGGCGGGCACCTGGACCGCGACCTGCTGCTGCGGACCGTACCGCTGGCCCTGATCGGCAGTGCGCTGGGGGCTTACCTGGTGCGCTTCGTGGACCCGGATTCTTTCCGCGCCCTGGTCGGTGTGGTGATTCTGGCAGTGGGCGCCCTGGTCATCGCCAACAAGCGCTTCGGGCTGGAATCCACCTATCCGGGCCTCACGGCGCGGACCCTGGCCCTCGCGCTGCCGGGCGTGCTGGTCATCGGCATCTACGACGGCTTTCTGGGACCGGGCACCGGCACCTTCCTGATGCTGCTGTTCGCCCTGACCGGCATGAATCTGGTCAGCTCCAGCGGCAACGCCCGCGCCGTGAACTTTGCCACCAACCTGGGGGCGCTGGGGCTGTTTCTGGCCGCCGGCAACATCGTGTGGTGGCTGGGCCTGAGCATGGGCCTCGCCAATGCACTGGGTGCCCGCACCGGAGCCAAAATGGCGATGCTGAAGGGCAGCGGCTTCGTCAAGGTAATTTACGCGGTGATCGTGGTGGTCGTCGCGCTGGTCATGTTCCGGGGGTAA
- a CDS encoding thioredoxin family protein, translated as MTQATQAEQVLLPLTTPEEVQTFLAEYPLAAVFKAGTCHKTMQGFGVLETFLQRHELPVGFIRVVDWRPASNFVAEMTGIQHHSPQLIIFQEGQPRFEVNNWDITPEALAPVFEALVPARAGGNVETEGNIQPYLDLMDAYLGGQLNDFEFQDRWVPLFRDDASLRSQHEFELLSRLFGDPDAYHGGLHQLGAPASRGDLRPRVEQLRTELLALRGQSA; from the coding sequence ATGACTCAAGCGACCCAAGCAGAGCAGGTGCTCCTTCCCCTGACCACCCCCGAAGAAGTGCAGACGTTCCTGGCCGAGTATCCGCTGGCCGCCGTGTTCAAGGCCGGCACCTGCCACAAGACCATGCAGGGCTTTGGCGTGCTGGAAACCTTTTTGCAGCGCCACGAACTGCCGGTGGGCTTTATCCGCGTGGTGGACTGGCGGCCTGCTTCCAACTTCGTGGCCGAGATGACCGGCATTCAGCACCACAGCCCTCAGCTGATCATCTTCCAGGAGGGCCAGCCCCGCTTTGAGGTGAACAACTGGGACATCACCCCTGAGGCACTCGCGCCGGTATTTGAGGCACTGGTGCCCGCCCGCGCCGGCGGCAATGTGGAAACTGAAGGTAACATCCAGCCGTACCTGGACCTGATGGACGCCTACCTGGGCGGCCAGCTGAACGATTTCGAGTTCCAGGACCGCTGGGTGCCGCTGTTCCGCGACGACGCCAGCCTGCGCTCGCAGCACGAATTCGAGCTGCTGTCGCGCCTGTTCGGTGACCCCGACGCCTACCACGGCGGCCTGCACCAGCTGGGTGCGCCTGCGTCGCGCGGCGACCTGCGCCCCCGCGTAGAGCAGCTGCGCACCGAGCTGCTGGCCCTGCGTGGGCAGAGCGCCTGA
- a CDS encoding HAMP domain-containing protein, with product MKYTVVIQHPVQDEVRAELEQQLSQRLGLGASAAAKLAGRRSGRLLKPTTRPKAEKLLGIFSAVGAAVTLEEVPEEGELVGLAAAPVPATPAAGAAQPAASGRPASGSGADSSAANPFGMDAAGGSASADPFGAAPFSADPFGADPFRADPFGADPFGTAPFGTAAEPPSAAGLSVAGPSAPGPFAASQPVAGRAAVGQTQVFSAAPGGVTAAPASKGSAGAGQTDDEWASFTQGMGGADAAADSRRADESEDIWADFADALKVDVPAQPGAPAAPAPLASSFMDVAEGDAAQPVVTGPRRSLERQLLLTSLLPTAALSLLSLLLLSLLLPASKREDTAVQAGTLAQSLSATWSAAGAAAVQNQLRTLVSNDEIAFVQVRLPGGPAYFASDAEDAQSQAMQQAFAQWQEGGKQDVFRSGGTYVVGQSGGGDTAPAAPQVAVGVPYQVNLSGVLVPWLLTSLVLLSLAALWARRAAQALLNPIQRLVRAADAISSGDLSQPVQAEANDEVGDLAQALERMRLSLSAAMDRLRKRKR from the coding sequence ATGAAGTACACCGTAGTCATTCAGCACCCCGTTCAGGATGAGGTCCGCGCTGAGCTGGAGCAGCAGCTTTCGCAGCGGCTGGGACTGGGCGCTTCTGCCGCCGCCAAGCTGGCGGGCCGCCGCTCGGGGCGGCTGCTCAAGCCCACCACCCGGCCCAAGGCTGAAAAGCTGCTGGGAATCTTCAGTGCTGTAGGCGCCGCCGTCACCCTGGAAGAAGTGCCCGAGGAAGGCGAGCTGGTGGGTCTGGCGGCGGCGCCCGTGCCGGCCACGCCCGCAGCCGGCGCGGCCCAGCCGGCAGCCTCTGGGCGGCCAGCGTCCGGGTCCGGTGCCGACTCTTCCGCGGCCAACCCGTTCGGGATGGACGCTGCCGGGGGCTCTGCCAGCGCGGACCCGTTCGGGGCAGCTCCATTCAGCGCGGACCCCTTTGGTGCTGACCCCTTCCGTGCCGACCCGTTCGGCGCCGACCCGTTCGGGACAGCTCCGTTCGGCACGGCGGCTGAGCCCCCCTCTGCGGCCGGGCTCTCCGTAGCCGGGCCTTCTGCGCCGGGCCCCTTCGCCGCGTCCCAGCCGGTTGCCGGCCGGGCGGCTGTGGGCCAAACGCAGGTGTTCAGTGCTGCGCCAGGCGGGGTGACCGCTGCGCCGGCCAGCAAGGGCAGCGCAGGAGCCGGCCAGACGGACGACGAATGGGCCAGCTTCACCCAGGGGATGGGCGGCGCCGATGCAGCTGCGGACAGCCGGCGTGCGGATGAGAGCGAGGACATCTGGGCCGACTTCGCCGACGCGCTGAAAGTGGACGTGCCCGCGCAGCCGGGTGCCCCAGCCGCCCCGGCCCCCCTGGCCTCCAGCTTCATGGACGTGGCCGAAGGCGACGCCGCGCAGCCGGTGGTCACGGGCCCTCGCCGCAGCCTGGAACGCCAGCTGCTGCTGACCTCGCTGCTGCCCACGGCGGCTCTGTCGCTGCTGTCGCTGCTGCTGCTGTCGTTGCTGCTCCCGGCCAGTAAGCGGGAGGACACCGCTGTGCAGGCCGGAACCCTGGCCCAGAGCTTGAGCGCCACCTGGTCTGCGGCGGGCGCGGCCGCCGTGCAAAACCAGCTGCGGACGCTGGTGTCCAACGATGAAATCGCCTTTGTGCAGGTCCGCCTGCCTGGTGGGCCGGCCTATTTCGCCAGCGACGCCGAGGACGCGCAGTCGCAGGCCATGCAGCAGGCGTTCGCCCAGTGGCAAGAAGGCGGTAAGCAGGACGTGTTCCGCAGCGGCGGAACCTATGTGGTGGGTCAGTCGGGAGGGGGCGACACTGCCCCAGCGGCCCCCCAGGTGGCGGTGGGGGTGCCCTATCAGGTCAACCTGAGCGGCGTGCTGGTGCCCTGGCTTCTGACCTCGCTGGTCCTGCTGAGCCTGGCTGCCCTGTGGGCCCGCCGCGCCGCGCAGGCCCTGCTGAACCCCATTCAGCGCCTGGTGCGTGCTGCCGATGCCATCAGCTCCGGAGACCTGAGCCAGCCGGTGCAGGCCGAGGCCAACGACGAGGTGGGCGACCTGGCCCAGGCCCTGGAACGCATGCGCCTGAGCCTGAGCGCGGCGATGGACCGCCTGCGTAAGCGCAAACGCTGA
- a CDS encoding RelA/SpoT family protein, with amino-acid sequence MEHLRGLVAERPEAERDLIERAYDFAREAHAGVVRKSGEEYITHPVAVATILAELGMDTTSIAAGLLHDTVEDVDGVTFEVITAQFGPEVSRIVEGETKVSKLSKAGSQTAEVSDDGRDMQAENLRQMLIAMTDDLRIIVVKLADRLHNMRTMDAMPPEKQKRISRETMEVFAPLAHRLGIGQVKWELEDLSFRYLYPEEYAELRSRLRMQLDERDGIVKQAEESLRSALEDDLELPDWVAAIDISGRSKHLWSIFGKMRREGKALEQIFDLMALRVILTPRRVEAREGTDPERLARAEEMREKRICYHTISIVHSLWTPLPGRFKDYIAVPKPNGYQSLHTTVIGKSGQPIEIQIRSSRMHEVAEYGVAAHWMYKQGGQLNQRERDQWIDQLRELQNEVGDATEYMDTVKNDFLSQRVRVFTPKGLAISLTAGSTPVDFAYHIHTRIGETMVGARVNGKIVPLSQKLQNGDMVEILTSKNGKPSKDWLNFAGTRSARTKIRYFFRQDERLGALAHGQQMLERYLRKRQLPVRKLMSVKKLEDAAQKLAGSRNPDELFLALHAGKVTTAQAARTLDPALAVKKGTAAPEQPPRSQGRPESGPPTVYVDGMSTATKLSQCCQPIRGDQIMGYLTRGRGVSIHRIDCPNMIRLLADEPERCVSASWNTRSEERFEVNLDVMAPDRDGLLADILGILARNRQSPLRFEAFVDAGEAAHICLRLGFGSNPEMNSLLEELRTVRGVEEIRRTRGFGQTALYE; translated from the coding sequence ATGGAACATTTGCGCGGACTGGTAGCGGAGCGGCCCGAGGCCGAACGCGACCTGATAGAGCGCGCCTACGACTTCGCCCGCGAAGCCCACGCGGGCGTGGTCCGCAAGAGCGGCGAGGAATACATCACCCACCCGGTGGCCGTGGCGACCATTCTGGCCGAGCTGGGCATGGACACCACCAGCATCGCCGCCGGGCTGCTGCACGATACGGTCGAGGACGTGGACGGCGTGACTTTCGAGGTGATTACCGCCCAGTTCGGTCCCGAGGTGAGCCGGATTGTGGAAGGCGAAACCAAGGTCAGCAAGCTGAGCAAGGCCGGCTCGCAGACCGCCGAGGTGAGCGACGACGGCCGCGACATGCAGGCCGAAAACCTGCGCCAGATGCTGATTGCCATGACCGATGACCTGCGGATTATCGTGGTCAAGCTGGCCGACCGGCTGCACAACATGCGCACGATGGACGCCATGCCCCCCGAGAAGCAAAAGCGCATCTCGCGCGAGACGATGGAGGTGTTCGCCCCGCTGGCGCACCGCCTGGGCATCGGGCAGGTCAAGTGGGAGCTGGAAGACCTCAGCTTCCGCTACCTCTACCCCGAGGAGTACGCCGAACTGCGCTCACGGCTGCGGATGCAGCTGGACGAACGCGACGGCATCGTCAAGCAGGCCGAGGAAAGCCTGCGCTCGGCCCTGGAGGACGACCTGGAGCTGCCCGACTGGGTCGCCGCCATCGATATCTCGGGCCGCTCCAAGCACCTGTGGAGCATCTTCGGCAAGATGCGCCGCGAGGGCAAGGCGCTGGAACAGATTTTTGACCTGATGGCGCTGCGGGTGATTCTGACCCCCCGGCGGGTGGAAGCCCGCGAAGGCACCGACCCCGAGCGGCTGGCCCGCGCCGAGGAAATGCGCGAGAAGCGGATCTGCTACCACACCATTTCTATCGTTCACTCGCTGTGGACGCCGCTGCCGGGCCGCTTCAAGGATTACATCGCGGTGCCCAAGCCCAACGGCTACCAGTCGCTGCACACCACGGTGATCGGCAAAAGCGGGCAACCGATAGAAATTCAGATTCGCTCCTCACGGATGCACGAGGTGGCCGAATACGGCGTGGCCGCGCACTGGATGTACAAGCAAGGTGGGCAGCTGAACCAGCGCGAGCGCGACCAGTGGATAGACCAGCTGCGCGAGCTGCAAAACGAGGTGGGCGACGCCACCGAGTACATGGATACCGTCAAGAACGATTTCCTGTCGCAGCGGGTGCGGGTGTTCACGCCCAAGGGCCTGGCCATCAGCCTGACGGCCGGCAGCACGCCGGTGGACTTTGCGTACCATATCCACACCCGCATCGGGGAAACGATGGTGGGAGCGCGGGTCAACGGCAAAATCGTGCCGCTCAGCCAGAAACTGCAAAACGGCGACATGGTGGAAATCCTGACCAGCAAGAACGGCAAGCCCAGCAAGGACTGGCTGAACTTTGCCGGCACCCGCTCGGCGCGCACCAAGATTCGCTATTTTTTCCGCCAGGACGAGCGCCTCGGTGCGCTGGCACACGGCCAGCAGATGCTGGAACGCTACTTGCGTAAGCGCCAGCTGCCGGTGCGCAAGCTGATGAGCGTCAAAAAGCTGGAAGACGCCGCGCAGAAGCTGGCCGGCAGCCGCAACCCCGACGAGCTGTTTCTGGCCCTGCACGCTGGCAAGGTGACCACCGCCCAGGCCGCCCGCACGCTGGACCCGGCGCTGGCGGTCAAGAAGGGGACCGCCGCGCCGGAGCAGCCGCCGCGCAGCCAGGGTAGGCCGGAAAGCGGCCCCCCCACCGTGTACGTGGACGGCATGAGCACCGCCACCAAGCTGAGCCAGTGCTGCCAGCCGATCCGGGGCGACCAGATTATGGGCTACCTGACCCGTGGGCGCGGGGTCAGTATTCACCGCATCGACTGTCCCAACATGATCCGGTTGCTGGCCGACGAGCCAGAACGCTGCGTGTCGGCGTCGTGGAATACCCGTTCAGAGGAGCGCTTCGAGGTGAACCTGGACGTGATGGCCCCCGACCGCGACGGCCTGCTGGCCGACATCCTGGGTATTCTGGCCCGCAACCGCCAGAGCCCGCTGCGCTTCGAGGCATTCGTGGACGCGGGCGAGGCCGCCCACATCTGCCTGCGCCTGGGCTTTGGCAGCAATCCGGAGATGAACAGCCTGCTGGAAGAACTGCGTACCGTGAGGGGCGTGGAGGAAATCCGCCGCACACGCGGCTTCGGGCAGACCGCGCTGTACGAATAG
- a CDS encoding ribonuclease HII, translating into MTHCALPAVTPDWSLERQHWVRGYFRVAGVDEAGRGAWAGPVTVAAVILPNTGAELPFADSKTLTARQREMLAEEVRRVAVAWAVEYAWPDEIERLNILGATHAAAARALAALDPEPQALVTDYLRLRTPLPILAPPRADALSYSVAAASLLAKTERDALMTRLDAQYPGYGFAAHKGYGAPQHRAALDELGVSAVHRRSFRPIAQRLQARLLDG; encoded by the coding sequence ATGACCCACTGCGCGCTGCCTGCCGTCACCCCCGACTGGTCGCTGGAACGCCAGCACTGGGTGCGCGGCTATTTCCGCGTGGCGGGTGTGGACGAGGCAGGGCGCGGGGCCTGGGCGGGGCCAGTGACCGTGGCCGCCGTGATTCTGCCCAACACGGGCGCGGAGTTGCCTTTTGCCGACAGCAAAACCCTGACGGCACGGCAGCGGGAAATGCTAGCGGAGGAAGTGCGCCGTGTGGCTGTCGCCTGGGCGGTGGAGTACGCCTGGCCCGACGAAATCGAACGGCTGAACATTCTGGGCGCGACTCACGCGGCGGCCGCCCGCGCCCTGGCAGCCCTGGACCCCGAGCCACAGGCGCTGGTCACCGATTACCTGCGGCTGCGAACCCCGCTGCCCATCCTGGCCCCACCCCGCGCCGATGCCCTCAGCTACAGCGTGGCGGCGGCCAGCCTGCTTGCCAAGACCGAGCGCGACGCGCTGATGACTCGGCTGGACGCGCAGTACCCTGGCTACGGCTTCGCGGCGCACAAGGGCTACGGCGCACCGCAGCACCGCGCCGCGTTGGACGAACTGGGGGTGAGTGCGGTGCACCGCCGCAGCTTCAGGCCGATTGCCCAGCGGTTGCAAGCCCGCTTACTGGATGGCTGA
- a CDS encoding esterase-like activity of phytase family protein encodes MRKMTLTALLALSASASAAVTGGGVPAPAPAATMSQPTLVGYAELPADTFAAGPASGAWNGEGVRGEARFSRQPVQGFSGVQRLAGGSFMFLSDNGFGSKANSADYLLRLYRVSFKGQQQAGSVPQVGSFVQLRDPDKRVPFRIVNENSAERLLTGADFDPEGFVVAPDGTLWVGDEFGPYLLHFSADGVLLEAPIATPNLAGLPTLNGGKPVVVGHRGSSGTRPEHTLASYREAIAAGADFIEPDLVVTKDGVLVARHEPVIAVVGADDKVIEATADVHSRPEFRDRLTTKTLDGVQVRGYFVEDFTLAELKTLRAVERLPKLRGTAYDGQFEIPTLAEVIALVRETEAKTGRKVGIYPETKHPTYMQQVAGFNTSQLLIDTLVREKFTDPSRIYIQSFEVGNLKELNSTIMPKAGVNIPLVQLVSSPDEPAYDLKAAGDTRTPADMLSDAGLREIASYADAVGPYKRWVIDDQCQVTDFVSRAHAAGLPLHPWTFRNEPTYLLPCYGGDPKAEMRQALWAGVDGFFTDFPATGAEVVREFTTAEVRSPQNPAFANGQPNVSNLPSSGGYEGLAISPDGKTIYALLEKTVQGDPKGTLRLHAFDLATRQWSLAGRLALDSDAEAIGDLTAVNATQYLVIERDNKQGAEARAKRIYLLDLARKNADGTFQKTLVADLMNLADPQRLSPNSVNGVLGFPFFTIENVLVLDKNTILVANDNNYPATGGRGADVKDDTEVLWIRLPQPLNLAR; translated from the coding sequence ATGAGAAAAATGACCCTGACAGCCCTGCTCGCCCTGAGCGCTTCTGCTTCCGCTGCGGTGACGGGCGGCGGCGTCCCTGCCCCCGCGCCTGCTGCGACTATGAGCCAGCCCACCCTGGTCGGTTACGCCGAACTGCCTGCCGACACCTTTGCCGCTGGCCCCGCCAGTGGAGCCTGGAACGGTGAAGGGGTGCGCGGTGAGGCCCGCTTTTCCCGCCAGCCTGTGCAGGGATTCAGCGGCGTGCAGCGCTTGGCCGGCGGCTCGTTCATGTTCCTGAGCGACAACGGCTTCGGCTCCAAGGCCAACTCGGCGGATTATCTGCTGCGGCTGTACCGCGTGAGCTTCAAGGGGCAGCAGCAGGCCGGCAGCGTGCCGCAGGTGGGAAGCTTCGTGCAACTGCGCGACCCCGACAAGCGCGTCCCTTTCCGCATCGTCAACGAGAACAGCGCCGAGCGCCTGCTGACGGGCGCGGACTTTGACCCCGAAGGCTTCGTGGTGGCCCCCGACGGCACCCTGTGGGTGGGCGACGAATTCGGTCCCTACCTGCTGCACTTCAGCGCGGACGGCGTGCTGCTCGAAGCGCCCATCGCTACGCCCAACCTGGCGGGACTGCCCACCCTGAACGGCGGCAAGCCCGTGGTGGTGGGTCACCGTGGCAGCTCGGGCACCCGCCCTGAGCACACCCTGGCGTCCTACCGCGAAGCGATTGCGGCAGGGGCCGACTTTATCGAGCCTGACCTGGTGGTCACCAAAGACGGCGTGCTGGTGGCCCGCCACGAACCCGTGATTGCGGTGGTGGGCGCGGACGACAAAGTCATTGAAGCCACCGCCGATGTTCACAGCCGCCCTGAGTTCCGTGACCGCCTGACCACCAAGACGCTGGACGGCGTGCAGGTGCGCGGCTACTTCGTGGAAGACTTTACCCTGGCCGAGCTGAAGACCCTGCGGGCCGTAGAGCGCCTGCCCAAGCTGCGCGGCACCGCCTACGACGGTCAGTTCGAGATTCCCACCCTCGCGGAAGTGATTGCGCTGGTGCGTGAAACCGAAGCCAAGACGGGCCGCAAGGTAGGCATTTACCCCGAGACCAAGCACCCCACCTACATGCAGCAGGTGGCGGGCTTCAATACCAGCCAACTCCTGATAGACACGCTGGTGCGGGAAAAATTCACCGACCCCAGCCGCATCTATATCCAGTCGTTCGAGGTGGGCAACCTCAAGGAACTGAACAGCACCATCATGCCGAAAGCGGGCGTGAACATTCCGCTGGTGCAACTGGTGAGCAGCCCTGACGAACCTGCCTATGACCTCAAGGCCGCGGGCGATACACGCACCCCCGCCGACATGCTCTCCGACGCGGGCCTGCGCGAGATTGCCAGCTACGCCGACGCGGTTGGCCCCTACAAGCGCTGGGTGATCGACGACCAGTGCCAGGTGACCGACTTCGTGAGCCGTGCCCACGCCGCTGGTCTGCCGCTGCACCCCTGGACCTTTCGCAACGAACCCACCTACCTGCTGCCCTGCTACGGCGGCGACCCCAAAGCCGAGATGCGTCAGGCGCTGTGGGCCGGGGTAGACGGCTTCTTTACCGATTTCCCCGCCACGGGCGCAGAAGTGGTGCGCGAGTTCACCACCGCCGAAGTGCGCAGCCCGCAGAACCCCGCTTTTGCGAACGGCCAGCCGAACGTGTCCAACTTGCCCTCCAGTGGTGGTTATGAGGGCCTCGCCATCAGCCCCGACGGCAAGACCATTTACGCGCTGCTGGAAAAAACCGTGCAGGGCGACCCGAAAGGCACCCTGCGCCTGCACGCTTTTGACCTGGCGACCCGTCAGTGGTCCCTGGCAGGCCGCCTGGCGCTGGACAGCGACGCCGAAGCGATTGGTGACCTGACCGCCGTGAACGCCACGCAATACCTGGTCATTGAGCGCGACAACAAGCAGGGAGCCGAAGCCCGCGCCAAGCGCATCTACCTGTTGGACCTGGCCCGCAAGAACGCGGATGGCACCTTCCAGAAAACCCTGGTGGCCGACCTGATGAACCTGGCCGACCCGCAGCGCCTCTCGCCCAACAGCGTGAACGGCGTCCTGGGCTTCCCCTTCTTCACCATCGAAAACGTGCTGGTGCTGGATAAGAACACCATCCTGGTCGCCAACGACAACAACTACCCGGCGACGGGCGGGCGCGGCGCAGACGTGAAAGACGACACCGAAGTGCTGTGGATTCGCCTGCCGCAGCCGCTGAATCTGGCCCGCTGA
- a CDS encoding DUF2256 domain-containing protein: MPRKHVNGKAARPPAERDSKVCPVCGLPFSWRRKWERDWDNVRYCSDRCRAAAKRQEQQRPS, encoded by the coding sequence ATGCCCAGAAAGCATGTCAACGGCAAGGCCGCCCGCCCTCCTGCCGAGCGGGACAGCAAGGTATGCCCGGTGTGCGGGCTGCCGTTTTCGTGGCGGCGCAAGTGGGAGCGCGACTGGGACAACGTGCGCTACTGCTCGGACCGCTGCCGGGCGGCGGCCAAAAGGCAGGAGCAGCAGCGGCCAAGCTAA
- a CDS encoding 2-isopropylmalate synthase: MTSSNAASTQPGFPADPHYVRIFDTTLRDGEQSPGVALNHAQKLEIGHQLARLGVDIIEAGFPVASAGDLAGVQRIAREVHGPVIAALARAGRADIEAAARGVEAAARPRIHTFIATSPIHMEKKLRLPPEAVVEKAVQAVQYARTFVDDVEFSAEDATRSDTEFMIRIFRAAAQAGATTINVPDTVGYTTPEEIRALFSRLRAELPEHVVLSAHCHDDLGMAVANSIAAAEGGARQIECTVNGIGERAGNASLEEIVMAFHTRADRYGLSTGVQTRELYRASRLVSRLSGMPVQPNKAVVGDNAFAHESGIHQDGVLKARETYEIMNAELVGREAAVMVMGKHSGRAAFRQALADLGYGDLSEEKVQGLFGRFKDLADRKGQIYAEDIRALADSRTDVPQTYQLEAFQITSGMNVEPVAFVRLHTPGGSRSATAHGDGPVDAAFQAISDITGVQPELEKYRIQSVTQGDDALGEVSITVRHGEQYLSGVGVATDIVEASARAWLRVINMIEAGMGKEKVSAQVGTP, translated from the coding sequence ATGACCTCTTCCAACGCTGCCAGTACCCAGCCCGGTTTCCCGGCCGACCCCCACTACGTCCGCATCTTCGACACTACGCTGCGCGACGGCGAACAGAGCCCCGGCGTGGCGCTGAACCACGCCCAGAAGCTGGAAATCGGGCACCAGCTGGCCCGTCTGGGTGTGGACATCATCGAAGCCGGGTTTCCGGTGGCCAGTGCGGGCGACCTCGCCGGGGTGCAGCGCATCGCCCGCGAGGTCCATGGGCCGGTGATTGCCGCCCTGGCCCGCGCCGGCCGCGCCGACATCGAAGCGGCGGCACGCGGGGTGGAAGCGGCGGCACGGCCCCGCATCCACACCTTTATCGCCACCAGCCCCATCCACATGGAAAAGAAGCTGCGGCTGCCGCCCGAAGCGGTGGTCGAAAAAGCCGTGCAGGCGGTGCAGTATGCCCGCACTTTCGTGGACGACGTGGAATTCAGCGCCGAGGACGCCACCCGCTCGGATACGGAGTTCATGATTCGGATTTTCCGGGCCGCGGCCCAGGCAGGCGCGACCACCATCAACGTGCCCGACACGGTGGGCTACACCACCCCCGAGGAAATCCGCGCCCTGTTCTCCCGGCTGCGGGCCGAGCTGCCCGAGCATGTCGTCCTCTCGGCGCACTGCCACGACGACCTGGGCATGGCGGTCGCCAACTCCATCGCGGCGGCCGAGGGCGGAGCGCGGCAGATCGAATGCACGGTCAACGGCATCGGGGAGCGGGCCGGCAACGCCAGCCTGGAAGAAATCGTGATGGCGTTTCACACCCGCGCAGACCGGTACGGCCTGAGCACCGGCGTCCAGACCCGCGAACTCTACCGCGCCTCGCGGCTGGTCAGCCGCCTGAGCGGAATGCCAGTGCAGCCCAACAAGGCGGTGGTGGGCGACAACGCCTTTGCCCACGAATCGGGCATCCACCAAGACGGCGTGCTCAAGGCCCGCGAGACCTACGAAATCATGAACGCCGAGCTGGTGGGCCGCGAGGCCGCCGTGATGGTGATGGGCAAGCACTCGGGCCGCGCCGCATTCCGCCAGGCGCTGGCCGACCTGGGCTACGGCGACCTGAGCGAGGAAAAGGTGCAGGGGCTGTTCGGGCGCTTCAAGGACCTGGCCGACCGCAAGGGCCAGATTTACGCCGAGGACATCCGCGCCCTGGCAGACTCGCGCACCGACGTGCCGCAAACCTACCAGCTGGAAGCGTTCCAGATTACGTCCGGGATGAACGTGGAGCCGGTGGCCTTTGTGCGCCTGCACACGCCTGGGGGCAGCCGCAGCGCCACCGCCCACGGCGACGGCCCGGTCGACGCGGCTTTTCAGGCCATCAGCGACATCACAGGCGTGCAGCCGGAGCTGGAGAAATACCGCATTCAGTCGGTCACGCAGGGCGACGACGCACTGGGCGAGGTGAGCATCACCGTGCGGCACGGCGAACAGTACCTCAGCGGGGTGGGGGTCGCCACCGACATCGTGGAAGCCAGCGCCCGCGCCTGGCTGCGGGTCATCAACATGATTGAAGCGGGCATGGGCAAAGAAAAAGTCAGCGCCCAGGTGGGCACGCCCTAA